The DNA window CGGCGTCCATGGCGTCGCTCGCGCGGATCGACCCCGCGAACCCGGCGCGGGCCGAGCGCTTCGAGCTCTACGCCGCCGGCCTCGAGCTGGCGAACGGCTTCGCCGAGCTCACGGACCCCTCGGAGCAGCGCGCCCGCTTCGAGGCGGAGATCGGCTCGAGGAGGCGCCGCGGCGCCGCCTGCCCGCCCATCGACGAGGCGTTCCTCGAGGCGCTCGAGCTCGGGATGCCGGCGTGCGCCGGGATCGCGCTCGGCGTGGACCGCCTCGCGATGTGGCTCACGGGCGCGACGTCGATCGACGAGGTGGTCGCCTTCCCGGAAGGAACCGCCTAGAATAGGCCGCCATGGGCACCGGGCTGCGAAGAGTGGGATCCGTGCTGGCCGTCGCGCCGGCGCTCGCGCTCTGCCTCCTCGGCTGCGCGCGCCTCGCCGCCGAGCTCGAGCCCCCGGCGGTCGTCACCGTGCTCGAGCCGTACCCGCGCCACGACGACCCCGACGCGGTGGCGTTCAACGACCTCCCGGTGCGCCTCTACTTCTTCACGCAGACGCCGCCCGCCGAGACCAAGATCCTGAAGCCGGTGCGCGTGGTCTTCCGGGCGGTCGCGGACAACAAGACCTGCCGGGACGCTGGGATCGGCGGCCTCACGAAGCTCCAGCGCGTCGCGGTGCGCGCCCGCGCCAACGCGGTCGTCAACATCCGCGCCACCTGGGACGGCGCGCCGCTCGGCGA is part of the Pseudomonadota bacterium genome and encodes:
- a CDS encoding SHOCT domain-containing protein, yielding MGTGLRRVGSVLAVAPALALCLLGCARLAAELEPPAVVTVLEPYPRHDDPDAVAFNDLPVRLYFFTQTPPAETKILKPVRVVFRAVADNKTCRDAGIGGLTKLQRVAVRARANAVVNIRATWDGAPLGDELRFGCRRVDDTFTLVWEGALATVPEEAPAPDELIAEPPAATDEDKTSARLRELQGLYYQGLITREEFLERRQKILDGL